In Arcanobacterium canis, the sequence CGTACCCCGGACACACGGGCTCCTTCATTGACGCGCCCTCGAAGGCCCTCAAGGCGGGCGTGCACGGCGTTCCTGGCGGCGAGAACATGCTCAGGCGTGCTGACGGCTCCGTGCGTTACTACACCGTGCGCGAGGCGGCCCGCCTCCAAACCTTCCCCGACCGCTACAGGCTCAACGGCCCTTGGTCCGAAGCCATGCGCCAGATTGGCAACGCCGTGCCCGTACGCCTCGCCCAGACAGTCGCCGCCTCAATCCATGAGCACCTCGAACTTGCCTCTGTCCGCGAGCACATGGCCATGCGTGAGCTCTCACTCCAATACCCGCCTGCGCAGGTCACCGCATGAGTGCCCCGTTCAACCCGCTCGACATGCGCAACCTTGCGGAGTCCATCGTCAACGCCCTCGATGAGGTCGAGCCTCAGCCTCTCGGGGAGCTTGTGCGCTTCGAGGGAGCGGGCATCTACGCGCTCTACTACCACGGTCCCTTTGAGGCGTACTCGCTCCTGACTGAGCAGAACCGAGACGGCAGTCGCGAACCGATCTACATCGGCAAGGCGGTGCCATCAGGCGGACGACGCGGCATAGCGGTCGAGACGAAGACAACAGCTCTCTTCAAGAGACTTGGCGACCACGCGAAGAGCATCGTCGCCGCGTCCAATCTCGACATCGCTGACTTCCGCGCCCGATGGCTCGTCATGGAGGACATCTGGATTCCCCTCGGTGAGTCGGCGATGATCCGTCGGCACACGCCCGTGTGGAACGCTCTCCTCGACGGTTTCGGCAACCACGACCCTGGCAAGGGCCGCATCAATGGCGTCCGCTCCAAGTGGGACACGCTGCACCCGGGTCGCCCGTGGGCTGGCAAGTTCCCACCGAACCCGGAGTCTCCGGCTGCCGTGGCGCAGGAGGTCACGGAATACCTGCGCTCGCGCCTCGCCTGAAACGGCTAGAACGCAAAGACGGTATTTGGCGCCCATCTTCGCTCCAATATTGACCAAGCTTCCGCAATGGTTCATTCCTGCCCAGTAAAACGCCTCTCTCTGCCCATAGAATCGCTAGGTGAGTGCCCGCTGCTGCTGCGGTTCTTTCCTGCCCGCCTAAAGCCCATCACGAGCACGTTAAAGAGCCCCGGTGCTTTCGTGACCATCTATCGCCCATGAAAAGACCCCGGTCACCTCATCGGTGAACGGGGTCTTGTTCTCTCTCAGATCTCGCGCTCATCGACACCCTCCGAGTGCCAATCGAGGCTCTCGATCTGCCCGAGGACCCGTCGTTGGTATGCGGCGACGCTTTCACCCTCACGGACCTTGCCGTCGAGGCGTTCTGAGCGCCTCGCGCGCTTCTCGGGCGTGCGCGGTTTGCCGAGCTTGATGCCCGTTCCGATCATCGGCTTCACCATCGTTCTCACCTCCTCTCTCACCTGAGCTCGTCGTAGACCCACTGGCTGACCCGCAGCACTGCCCAGACGAATAGGGTCGCTCCTCCGAGCGTTGCGGCAGCGATTAGGGCCTTCGCCCACCACGCCGACGCCGCCGTGAACGACGCCCACGCCCACCCGAAGAGCGGGCCGATGCCGAACATCGAGCCCAGGCCCCAGACGAGCCCGCCGACGAGGAGCAGCGAGACGAACAGCGGCAGGACCGCGAGGGTGAGGCGAGAGATGCCCACGAAGGTCGCCCTGCGCTCGATCTCCTCGATGCGCCGCTGGGCCGTGCTGAGCTCGCTCAGCGACTCCTCGACCGCTTCGTGGACCTCTGAGAGCTTGCGAGAGCCCAGGGTGGCCATCTCCTCGCGGAACCCTTCGAGATCGCTCCTCAGGCCGTCTACGGGCTCCTGGACGCCCTTCTGGAAGTGTTCCTCGACCCGACGAGACATCACATCGGCGACCTTCTGCTCGTTGAGCGTGACGCGGCTCTTGGCCCTCATCTGGGCGGTGAGCTCACCCAAGGCCGTAGCCATCGTCTGCTGCGAGGCTTCGAGCCTCTTCATCATCGAGTGTGCTTGCAGCTCGGAGGCGCTGACTGTGGAGCCGTCGCTCTGCTTCACGATCCGCTTGTCGCTGACGGTCTCGCCGAGCACGCTTAGCGTCGCGCTCTGCTTGTTCAGCGTCTCTTTGATCGCGTTCACGTCGCTCATGAGCGAGTCTGGCAACGAGACCTCCGAGGCCCGCATCGACGATTTCAACGCGTTCGTGCGGGTGATCATCTCCTGCTCGACGCTCGTCAATCGCCTGCTCGTCTCCCGCTGGGCTTCTACCAAGCCGAGGAGCAGCTTTTCGATCTTCTTCAGCTGCTCTGAGCTCACGGAGGGCGGTGTCGAGCTGCTCTCCATCTTCTGCAATGCCCTGGACATCATCAAACTCCTGTTCTCTCATCATTCGTTCATTGATCGTGTTGTGAAGCGAGCTCCACGTGTAGTCGGCACCGAGCTTGCGTGCCGTGCACGCCGCCTTCGAGCGACCGAACCGCCGCACCTCGTCGTTGTCATCGACGAGGGCATAGGTGACGCTCGGGTCGCGGCCCTCGGCCTCGCTCTTTGCGCTCGTCTTCTTCTCCACGGAGACCCCGTGCTCGCGAGCGACTGCGCGCAGCGAGTCGAAGTCCACCGAGCGAGGGTCGAGCAGGGCCTCGTCGACCCGATCCGCGAGGTATTCCCTCCACGTGTTCTTCGAGAGCTCGTCCACCGTGAGCCCTTCGGCGTGCTCACCGGAACGTGAACGGTTCACATCGTGAGCGAGGGCAGCAGGTTCAAGAACCTGCAAGCCCATCTCGCGCATCACTTTGTCGTTGGCCTTCTTGAGCACCCAATGAGCAAGGCCGTTCTCACGGGCTGCTTTGCCCGTTACGAGATCGACGTTCGCGATGGTGATGTGCGCGTGCGGATTTCCGCCGTCGGAGTCGAGGTGCACGACGACATCGCACGGGCTGTTCGGCGCGACCTCCTTAGCGAGTGCGTAGGCCGCGTCAGCGACGATCTGAGGCGTCATCGGATCACGAGGATCGAGCTCGTCCTTCGAGAACGACTGGATGATCATCAGCGCCTGGTTCTTACGCCCCGTGCCCTTGAGCATCGACTCGATTTTTGTGATTGCGTCGTACGGACTGCGGAAGTCGGATCTCCATGCTGCTGCACGCGACTGCTTCACGTTCGCGGGCTTACCGAAGTGCACGTACATGATCGCGGCGGCTGCTCTCACCGTCGTCGTCTGCTTCGTGATGCTCATGCGCTCATCTCCTTCGCTATCGCGAGGAGCTGAGCCGTCGCACGACGCAGCTCATCGACCGCAGGCTCAACGCCAGACCATCCTTGACGTGCGATCTGATTGACATTCACGCCGACGGCATTCACTTCGCCAACCAGACGCAGCACGTCAACGTTGATCACCTTCGGCGGGGGCGCGCCGTCGAGATAATCGACGGCGGCCCTGATCGCTCCCGACTCTGCGAGCCGGTAGCGCTGAGCAACGCGGGCGAGCTGTGCAGCTTCTCCTTCGGAGAACCTCACAGTCACCCGCGACGCACGAGGCTCACGCCTCGTGATCCTCCGGTCACCACCCCGGACTTGCTCTCCGATCTCGTCCGTGATGGTGACCTCCGGGTGAGGGGCGCGCATACTTCGGTCGTACCGTTCCGGCACGACCGAAGACCGTGTTAACGCGCCCCGGCCAGCAGACGATCTGTCTGACGACAGATCGTGCTGGCCAGAGGGGCGGCTATGCCCCCCTCTGGACTCCCCCCACACGCTCGCGTCGAGACTCGTCATCGTCCCTCACCCCAACCGGTGTGAGAACTCGACTCGTTCGACGCTTCGCTGGTCGCCTCACGGCGACGCGCCGCAGCCTTCACGGCAGCGCGACGACGCTTCGCGTTCTGCTCGTCGATCATCGCGCGTGCTCGATCGACCAGAGCACGAACGCTCACCGAGTCAGCATCCTCGATCTCATCGAGGGCGCTCATGATCGCCTCGGCGAAACGCGAGCGCTCCTTCTCCTCGGCATCGCGCTTCTTCTTGCGCAGACGCTCGACCTTCGCCAGAGCGTCTGCGATTTCCTGATCGAGGTTAGCCATGATTCATTTCCTTTCACTAGTGCGACGTTCTCGTCGCTCGGGTGCCGGAGCCCATCCCGGCATGAGGGCTAGATAGTGGGGATCGGCTGGAGACGAACGAGGCCACGACCCCGAGGGCGGTTCTCAAAGAAGCGCGGGTACCCAGCGGACATATCTCCCCAGTCGACGCCCAACGCGTAGCCGTACTCCTTG encodes:
- a CDS encoding relaxase/mobilization nuclease domain-containing protein — protein: MSITKQTTTVRAAAAIMYVHFGKPANVKQSRAAAWRSDFRSPYDAITKIESMLKGTGRKNQALMIIQSFSKDELDPRDPMTPQIVADAAYALAKEVAPNSPCDVVVHLDSDGGNPHAHITIANVDLVTGKAARENGLAHWVLKKANDKVMREMGLQVLEPAALAHDVNRSRSGEHAEGLTVDELSKNTWREYLADRVDEALLDPRSVDFDSLRAVAREHGVSVEKKTSAKSEAEGRDPSVTYALVDDNDEVRRFGRSKAACTARKLGADYTWSSLHNTINERMMREQEFDDVQGIAEDGEQLDTALRELRAAEEDRKAAPRLGRSPAGDEQAIDERRAGDDHPHERVEIVDAGLGGLVARLAHERRERDQRDAEQAERDAKRARRDRQRQADREAERRLHSQRLRAASTLDDEEARSLAADDGYGLG
- a CDS encoding Eco29kI family restriction endonuclease, with the translated sequence MSAPFNPLDMRNLAESIVNALDEVEPQPLGELVRFEGAGIYALYYHGPFEAYSLLTEQNRDGSREPIYIGKAVPSGGRRGIAVETKTTALFKRLGDHAKSIVAASNLDIADFRARWLVMEDIWIPLGESAMIRRHTPVWNALLDGFGNHDPGKGRINGVRSKWDTLHPGRPWAGKFPPNPESPAAVAQEVTEYLRSRLA